One segment of Trichlorobacter ammonificans DNA contains the following:
- a CDS encoding sigma-54-dependent transcriptional regulator — protein sequence MYSILNSLPPILLVDDDPVVLEISIAALQAEGIGNVQVLNDSRKIMPFLETTPVSLIILDLMMPHLTGLDLLPLLIRDYPHIPVIVMTSADDVDTAVYCIKAGAADYLTKPMEIERLLSSVQRALLLTELSRENTTLRDYLLNDCLQHPDAFDEIITSSKKMRAIFQYVEVVASSDQPVLITGQTGVGKELIARAIARLSGRKGAFVTVNAAGLDDTIFSDTLFGHKKGAFTGADQNREGLVSAAAGGTLFLDEIGDLSETSQIKLLRLIQEKEFYPTGSDLLKKTDARIIVATNHDLATQIPAGKFRKDLYYRLCSHRIHIPPLSERREDIPLLLDHFLEKAARALKKPQPKASREVTALLSTYNFDGNVRELHAMVFDAVARSNGGLVTLDCFVGLTRSELPAPDLTPLLPKKELGEALYAHFGRFPTIREVEDYLISTAMGLTNGNQRSAAMLLGIARQTLSKRLNNTAAGE from the coding sequence ATGTACTCGATACTCAATTCGCTTCCCCCCATTCTGCTGGTAGACGACGATCCGGTGGTGCTCGAAATCAGCATCGCCGCCCTTCAGGCCGAAGGGATCGGCAACGTGCAGGTCTTGAACGACAGCAGAAAGATCATGCCGTTCCTGGAGACCACCCCGGTTTCCCTGATTATCCTGGACCTGATGATGCCGCATCTGACCGGCCTCGACCTGCTTCCCCTCCTGATCCGCGACTATCCCCATATCCCCGTGATCGTGATGACTTCAGCGGACGATGTCGACACCGCCGTCTACTGTATCAAGGCCGGCGCCGCCGACTACCTGACCAAGCCGATGGAGATCGAACGGCTGCTTTCCAGCGTACAGAGGGCGCTCCTGCTCACCGAGCTGAGCCGCGAGAACACCACCCTGCGGGACTACCTGCTCAACGACTGCCTGCAGCATCCCGATGCCTTCGACGAGATCATTACCTCCAGCAAGAAAATGCGGGCGATTTTCCAGTACGTCGAAGTGGTGGCGTCGTCGGACCAGCCGGTGCTGATCACCGGCCAGACCGGGGTGGGCAAGGAGCTGATTGCCCGGGCCATCGCCCGCCTTTCCGGCCGCAAAGGGGCTTTTGTGACGGTCAACGCCGCGGGGCTCGACGACACCATCTTCTCGGACACCCTCTTCGGTCACAAGAAAGGGGCCTTCACCGGTGCGGACCAGAACCGGGAAGGGCTGGTGAGTGCCGCGGCGGGAGGGACGCTCTTCCTCGACGAGATCGGCGACCTGAGCGAAACCTCGCAGATCAAGCTGCTGCGCCTGATCCAGGAGAAGGAGTTCTATCCCACCGGTTCCGATCTGCTGAAAAAGACCGATGCCCGCATCATTGTCGCCACCAACCATGACTTAGCCACCCAGATCCCTGCCGGTAAATTCAGAAAAGATCTGTATTACCGCCTCTGTTCCCACCGTATTCATATTCCCCCCCTAAGCGAGCGGCGGGAGGATATTCCGCTGCTGCTGGACCACTTTCTTGAAAAGGCGGCCCGCGCCCTGAAGAAGCCGCAGCCGAAAGCGTCGCGGGAGGTAACGGCGCTGCTTTCCACCTACAATTTCGACGGCAACGTGCGGGAGTTGCATGCCATGGTGTTCGATGCCGTGGCCAGGAGCAACGGCGGACTGGTGACTCTGGACTGCTTCGTCGGACTGACGCGGTCGGAACTGCCGGCGCCGGATCTGACGCCGCTTTTACCCAAGAAGGAGCTGGGCGAGGCGCTGTACGCCCATTTCGGCAGGTTTCCCACCATCAGGGAGGTGGAGGACTACCTGATTAGCACCGCCATGGGATTGACCAACGGCAACCAGCGTTCCGCCGCCATGCTGCTCGGCATTGCCCGCCAGACCCTGAGCAAGCGCCTGAACAACACCGCGGCCGGGGAATGA
- a CDS encoding glycerol-3-phosphate acyltransferase, with translation MIEAATVLMFAYGLGCFCSGYYLVRAAKGIDIRDTASGNVGSRNVGRLLGPGGFLLTLLGDAGKGMLAVWIAQVLRPDSLLPLAALLAVVAGHIRPVQLGFRGGKGFATLAGGMLVLNPVLFLGTLVLSLLFTGLRRGTTAAGLLALALSPVLLLLQRLYGNGQLRGVEMVPYLLLVVMVLHAHRANIRAALNGPPPGTSGLRRTES, from the coding sequence ATGATCGAGGCTGCGACGGTATTGATGTTTGCCTACGGGCTGGGGTGTTTCTGTAGCGGTTACTACCTGGTCAGGGCGGCGAAAGGGATCGATATCCGCGATACGGCAAGCGGCAACGTGGGCAGTCGCAACGTGGGCCGATTGCTGGGTCCGGGCGGGTTTCTGCTCACCCTGCTGGGGGATGCCGGCAAGGGGATGCTGGCGGTCTGGATCGCCCAGGTCCTGCGCCCCGACAGCCTGCTGCCCCTTGCCGCGCTGCTGGCGGTCGTGGCCGGCCATATTCGGCCGGTACAGCTTGGATTCAGGGGTGGCAAGGGGTTTGCCACCCTGGCGGGTGGCATGCTGGTACTCAATCCGGTCCTGTTCTTGGGCACGCTAGTGCTCAGCCTTCTGTTCACGGGGCTTCGGCGGGGGACCACCGCAGCCGGCCTGCTGGCCCTCGCCCTTTCTCCGGTCCTGCTGCTGCTGCAACGACTCTACGGCAACGGCCAGCTGCGGGGTGTCGAGATGGTCCCGTACCTCCTGCTGGTCGTCATGGTGCTCCATGCTCACCGTGCCAACATCCGCGCGGCTTTGAATGGTCCGCCCCCGGGAACATCGGGATTGAGACGCACTGAATCTTGA
- a CDS encoding PilZ domain-containing protein: protein MHEKRKHQRISCYSKCVVYYEQAKYYGVILNISLSGAAVRLYGMKSGGMKAGDRCSLILCADPAICFYRYAGTVARIGRSAIGLEFIDMAA, encoded by the coding sequence ATGCATGAAAAACGAAAACATCAGCGGATCAGTTGCTACTCGAAATGCGTCGTATACTACGAGCAGGCCAAATATTACGGCGTCATCCTCAATATTTCCCTGTCTGGAGCCGCGGTGAGGCTGTACGGGATGAAATCGGGGGGGATGAAAGCTGGGGACCGTTGCAGCCTGATCCTGTGCGCCGATCCCGCGATCTGCTTCTATCGGTACGCAGGCACGGTGGCCCGCATCGGTCGCTCCGCCATCGGGCTGGAATTCATCGACATGGCTGCCTGA
- the glmS gene encoding glutamine--fructose-6-phosphate transaminase (isomerizing), whose amino-acid sequence MCGIVGYMGDRDATPVIMNGLKMLQYRGYDSAGICTMEYGAVDIRRSSGKLSNLERLLQLQPLYGTVGIGHTRWATHGKPSVTNAHPHRAGSVVLVHNGIIENYQMLKDELVRKGHWFESETDSEVISHLIDENLSAGLSFELAVQKTLLELEGAYALCVLSEKEENTMIVAKSGSPMIVGIKGREYFVASDMPAIIPNTREMVIMEDGEMAVIRNGKISFSTILGQELSKKTLHIDWSLAEAEKRGFPNYMLKEIHEQPQALRALIGDCLIKDEGDVLLEGLGLDDEALRSFDRLCLVACGSSWHAALIGKYLIEEQCRIPVDVEIASEFRYRNPIISETTLVIPISQSGETADTLAALREVKGRNRRVVSICNVIDSSIARESDGIIHTHAGLEIGVASTKAFTNQVVALYLLAIRLGRATGTISRNRGLEMIADLTELPDLVEKTLKLDFNAEEIACEHLTACDAIYLGRGICYPVALEGALKLKEISYVHADGYPAGEMKHGPIALIDRDMLVFVLAPRDRHLAKVRSNMEEVVTRGGRVIALCSEGDEETGKKAEFTLSIPWAGETLSPLLFNVALQLLAYNFAILKGKDVDQPRNLAKSVTVE is encoded by the coding sequence ATGTGCGGAATCGTTGGCTATATGGGAGATCGGGATGCCACCCCGGTAATCATGAACGGTCTGAAGATGCTGCAATACCGCGGCTATGATTCCGCGGGAATCTGCACCATGGAGTACGGCGCGGTGGATATCCGGCGCAGCTCGGGCAAGCTTTCGAACCTGGAGCGCCTGCTCCAGCTTCAGCCGCTCTACGGCACCGTCGGTATCGGACATACCCGCTGGGCCACCCACGGCAAACCGTCGGTGACCAATGCCCATCCCCACCGGGCCGGTTCGGTGGTGCTGGTGCATAACGGCATCATCGAGAATTACCAGATGCTGAAGGATGAATTGGTCCGCAAGGGGCACTGGTTTGAAAGCGAGACCGATTCCGAGGTGATTTCCCACCTGATCGACGAGAACCTCTCCGCCGGTCTTTCCTTCGAACTGGCGGTACAGAAGACCCTGCTGGAGCTCGAAGGAGCCTATGCCCTCTGCGTGCTCAGCGAAAAAGAGGAGAACACGATGATCGTGGCCAAGTCCGGGTCGCCGATGATCGTCGGTATCAAGGGACGTGAGTATTTCGTGGCCTCGGACATGCCCGCCATCATTCCCAACACGCGGGAAATGGTGATCATGGAAGATGGCGAGATGGCCGTCATCCGCAATGGGAAGATATCCTTCTCGACGATCCTGGGGCAGGAGCTGTCCAAAAAGACGCTCCATATCGACTGGTCGCTGGCCGAGGCGGAAAAGCGGGGGTTTCCCAACTACATGCTGAAGGAGATCCATGAACAGCCCCAGGCGTTGCGTGCCCTCATCGGGGATTGCCTGATCAAGGATGAGGGAGATGTGCTGCTGGAGGGGCTGGGACTCGACGACGAAGCCCTCCGTTCCTTTGATCGTCTCTGTCTGGTGGCCTGCGGCAGTTCCTGGCACGCGGCACTCATCGGCAAGTACCTGATCGAGGAGCAGTGCCGCATACCGGTGGATGTGGAAATCGCCTCGGAGTTCAGGTACCGCAATCCGATCATTTCGGAAACGACCCTGGTGATTCCCATTTCCCAGTCGGGCGAGACGGCGGATACCCTGGCGGCGTTGCGGGAAGTCAAGGGCAGAAACCGGCGGGTTGTTTCCATCTGCAATGTGATTGACTCCTCCATTGCCCGGGAATCGGACGGCATCATCCATACCCATGCCGGCCTAGAAATCGGGGTTGCCTCCACCAAGGCCTTCACCAACCAGGTGGTTGCCCTGTACCTGCTGGCGATCCGGCTCGGCCGGGCAACGGGCACCATCAGCCGGAACAGGGGATTGGAAATGATCGCCGACCTGACCGAACTGCCCGATCTGGTGGAAAAGACGCTGAAGCTGGATTTCAACGCCGAGGAGATCGCCTGCGAACACCTGACCGCCTGTGACGCCATCTACCTCGGTCGCGGCATCTGCTATCCCGTTGCCCTGGAGGGGGCGTTGAAGCTCAAGGAAATTTCCTACGTCCATGCTGACGGCTATCCCGCCGGCGAGATGAAGCACGGCCCCATCGCCCTGATTGACCGGGACATGCTGGTATTCGTGCTTGCCCCCCGTGATCGCCATCTGGCCAAGGTCCGGTCGAACATGGAGGAGGTCGTCACCCGCGGCGGCAGGGTCATCGCGCTCTGCAGCGAGGGCGACGAGGAGACCGGTAAAAAGGCGGAGTTCACCCTCTCGATTCCCTGGGCCGGTGAAACCCTTTCGCCGCTTCTGTTCAACGTGGCACTCCAGCTTTTGGCCTATAACTTTGCCATCCTGAAGGGCAAAGATGTCGATCAGCCCCGGAATCTGGCAAAGAGCGTCACGGTTGAATAG
- a CDS encoding lytic transglycosylase domain-containing protein gives MKIIVLVGACLALPSLCGSGEYSWEIRRDTVVETRGGRREIRPRSLLSQRIESFVRRHGAAAGSKAAQMAELLSRHRHGTVLAAIAARESGFDIQARGRAGEVGAYQVRPNIWGDPGETFGTQTEKAGSILRELLAESNGSLALALERYNGRGQRAKAYASSVLALAAGI, from the coding sequence GTGAAAATAATCGTTCTGGTAGGGGCCTGTCTCGCACTGCCGTCACTGTGCGGTTCCGGAGAATATTCCTGGGAGATTCGCCGGGATACCGTGGTGGAGACCAGGGGGGGGCGCCGGGAGATCAGGCCACGCTCGTTGTTGTCGCAGCGGATCGAATCCTTTGTCCGCCGTCACGGGGCCGCAGCCGGCAGCAAGGCGGCCCAGATGGCCGAACTGTTGAGCAGGCACCGGCACGGCACGGTCCTGGCGGCCATTGCCGCCCGGGAGAGTGGTTTTGATATCCAGGCCCGGGGCAGGGCGGGAGAGGTGGGAGCCTACCAGGTGCGACCGAACATCTGGGGTGACCCCGGTGAGACGTTCGGAACCCAGACGGAAAAGGCCGGCAGCATTCTGCGGGAACTGCTGGCTGAATCCAACGGCAGCCTTGCCCTTGCCCTGGAGCGATACAACGGCAGGGGGCAACGGGCAAAGGCATACGCTTCGTCAGTACTGGCCCTTGCTGCCGGTATCTGA
- a CDS encoding Hsp20/alpha crystallin family protein, protein MSDEKKENVPGEEASEKRRDLQRLGSPFEDMERMFDDLFQRRFFAPSWIPRFKLPEFADVATSVDMFEEGKELVIKAEIPGMKKEEISIDFSGDIITISGEKKAEERIERKDFYRVERSFGSFSRKLRLPVAVELDKANASFKDGVLEIRMPKSGAEKQTVRKIAVT, encoded by the coding sequence ATGTCAGACGAGAAAAAAGAGAATGTCCCCGGGGAAGAGGCCAGCGAGAAGCGCCGTGACCTGCAACGGCTCGGTTCCCCCTTCGAGGATATGGAACGAATGTTCGACGACCTGTTCCAGCGCCGTTTTTTCGCCCCCTCCTGGATTCCCCGCTTCAAGCTTCCGGAGTTCGCCGATGTGGCCACCTCGGTGGACATGTTCGAAGAGGGAAAGGAGCTGGTCATCAAGGCGGAAATTCCCGGCATGAAGAAGGAAGAGATCAGCATCGACTTTTCCGGCGACATCATCACCATTTCCGGAGAAAAAAAGGCGGAGGAACGGATTGAACGCAAGGACTTTTACCGGGTTGAACGCTCCTTCGGTTCCTTCAGTCGTAAGCTGCGCCTGCCGGTGGCGGTGGAACTGGACAAGGCCAACGCCTCCTTCAAGGATGGGGTTCTCGAAATACGGATGCCGAAGAGCGGTGCGGAAAAACAGACCGTACGCAAGATCGCGGTAACCTGA
- a CDS encoding YbhB/YbcL family Raf kinase inhibitor-like protein, with protein sequence MKLWIVVLFLALIVLYATTMEKQEVENMNPLTLSSPAFRHGEAVPARHTCDGHDSSPPLLIANVPARTRSLALIMDDPDAPSGTWVHWLVWNLPAATREIAENGLPREAVQGRNSWRRNGYGGPCPPSGSHRYVFRLFALDVTLRLGAAADRSELEQVMSGHILAHTELMGTYQRH encoded by the coding sequence ATGAAACTCTGGATCGTGGTACTGTTCCTGGCGCTGATTGTGCTCTACGCCACAACCATGGAAAAACAGGAGGTGGAGAACATGAATCCCCTGACGCTTTCCAGTCCGGCCTTTCGTCACGGCGAGGCAGTGCCGGCGCGCCATACCTGTGATGGGCACGACAGCTCCCCGCCGCTTCTCATCGCCAACGTACCGGCCCGCACCCGCAGTCTGGCCCTGATCATGGATGACCCGGACGCGCCCTCCGGAACCTGGGTGCACTGGCTTGTCTGGAACCTGCCGGCAGCGACCCGTGAGATCGCGGAAAACGGTTTGCCACGGGAGGCGGTGCAGGGACGGAACAGCTGGCGACGCAACGGCTACGGCGGCCCCTGCCCCCCCTCGGGCAGCCACCGCTACGTCTTCCGGCTGTTTGCCCTCGATGTGACGCTTCGGCTGGGCGCCGCCGCGGACCGAAGCGAGCTGGAGCAGGTTATGAGCGGCCATATTCTCGCCCATACCGAACTTATGGGAACCTACCAGCGACACTGA
- a CDS encoding FemAB family XrtA/PEP-CTERM system-associated protein codes for MDVTVQLYNEDQSAWDAFVASRPESTNYHRYGWRRVLEKSFGHRAMYLAARNDRNEICGVLPCIQLKSRLFGTFLVSLPFFNYGGLLCDETSTAAALLRTSRRMLEGSGSAHVELRHLARCDDIAATRQHKVTMILDLAADEEEQWHRLDPKVRNQVRKALKSGLVTMVGGLELLDGFYEVFSRNMRDLGTPVYGRDFFRNVLEEFPDSTRLLSVTLQGRTVASALLTWYRSTLEVPWASSIRDFRELCPNNLLYWEAIRFAIAGGAERFDFGRSTPDEGTFHFKKQWGARPVPLYWQYLLREGCGLPDLNPRNPKYRLAIQVWQRLPLMLTNLLGPHIVRCIP; via the coding sequence ATGGACGTAACCGTTCAACTCTACAACGAGGACCAGAGCGCCTGGGACGCCTTCGTCGCTTCCCGGCCGGAGAGCACCAACTATCACCGGTACGGCTGGCGCAGGGTGCTGGAAAAGAGTTTCGGCCACCGCGCCATGTACCTGGCCGCCAGGAACGACCGTAACGAAATCTGCGGCGTCCTTCCCTGTATCCAGCTGAAAAGCAGGTTGTTCGGCACGTTTCTGGTGTCGCTGCCGTTCTTCAACTACGGCGGCCTGCTGTGTGACGAAACGTCCACCGCTGCAGCGCTGTTGCGCACCTCCCGCAGGATGCTGGAGGGAAGCGGATCGGCCCATGTGGAGCTGCGTCACCTCGCGCGCTGCGACGATATTGCCGCCACCCGCCAGCACAAGGTGACCATGATCCTCGACCTGGCGGCCGACGAGGAGGAGCAGTGGCACCGGCTTGACCCGAAGGTGCGCAACCAGGTACGCAAGGCCCTGAAAAGCGGTCTGGTGACCATGGTGGGGGGACTGGAGCTTCTGGACGGCTTCTACGAGGTCTTTTCCCGCAACATGCGGGACCTGGGAACACCGGTCTACGGCCGCGACTTCTTCAGAAACGTGCTTGAGGAATTTCCCGACAGCACGCGGCTGCTCTCGGTCACCCTGCAGGGGCGTACCGTGGCCTCGGCGCTGCTCACCTGGTACCGCTCCACCCTGGAGGTTCCCTGGGCCTCCTCCATCAGGGATTTCCGCGAACTGTGCCCCAACAACCTGCTCTACTGGGAGGCGATCCGTTTCGCCATTGCCGGCGGCGCCGAGCGGTTCGACTTCGGCCGCTCCACGCCGGACGAGGGTACGTTCCATTTCAAGAAACAGTGGGGAGCCCGGCCGGTGCCGCTCTACTGGCAGTATCTGCTGCGCGAGGGATGCGGCCTGCCGGACCTCAACCCCCGCAACCCCAAATACCGTCTGGCGATCCAGGTCTGGCAGCGCCTTCCCCTGATGCTGACCAACCTGCTGGGTCCCCATATCGTCCGCTGCATCCCCTGA
- a CDS encoding nicotinamidase, which produces MELNAVLLLVDLQNDFCPGGALQIPEGDRVIGPVNRLLRWAVTSGLPVLATRDWHPSMTGHFTKFGGIWPVHCVQGTPGAAFHPGLLLPEGAVVLSKGTDPERDGYSAFEAATADGRVLRELLDGIGAHRLYIAGLATDYCVRTTVLEALREGFSVTVLTDAVAGVDRTPGASARALAEVERGGARLMTVDDLLREERGHEEIAPSG; this is translated from the coding sequence ATGGAACTGAATGCGGTCCTGCTGCTGGTGGACCTGCAGAACGACTTCTGCCCCGGCGGCGCCCTGCAGATACCGGAAGGCGATCGGGTGATCGGGCCGGTGAACCGGCTGTTGCGGTGGGCGGTGACGTCCGGTCTGCCGGTGCTGGCAACCCGTGACTGGCATCCATCCATGACAGGTCATTTCACGAAATTCGGCGGTATCTGGCCTGTCCACTGCGTGCAGGGCACGCCGGGAGCGGCTTTTCATCCGGGCTTGCTGCTCCCGGAAGGGGCGGTGGTTCTCTCCAAGGGGACCGACCCGGAGCGGGACGGCTACTCCGCCTTCGAGGCGGCAACCGCCGACGGCAGGGTCCTCCGGGAACTTTTGGACGGGATAGGGGCGCACAGGCTCTACATCGCCGGGCTGGCCACCGATTACTGTGTACGAACCACTGTCCTGGAAGCGCTGCGGGAAGGTTTCTCCGTCACGGTGCTGACCGATGCCGTTGCCGGGGTGGATCGCACGCCGGGTGCTTCGGCGCGGGCCCTGGCGGAGGTGGAACGGGGCGGAGCCCGCTTGATGACTGTCGACGATCTGCTGCGGGAGGAACGTGGCCACGAGGAGATCGCTCCGTCCGGCTGA
- a CDS encoding nicotinate phosphoribosyltransferase yields the protein MRYPPLLTDFYELTMLAGYFEQGMTRKRAVFDLFFRKNPFEGGYAVFAGLEPALDYLEGLAFRPEELAYLHGLGLFKPEFIEFLREFRFRGTVTAPPEGSVVFANEPLLTVEGDLAEAQFVETALLTIINFQTLVATKAARIVRSAAGAPVIEFGLRRAHGPDGGLSCARAACVGGVCSTSNVQAGMIFGLEVRGTHAHSWVQAFTDELAAFRAYAEVFPAATVLLVDTYDTLHSGIPNAITVARELRARGHELRGIRLDSGDLAYLSREGRRMFDAAGFPGVKIMASNELDEFVIESIRAEGGRIDMYGVGTRLATASGVGGGALGGVYKLVELAAMPRMKVTSDLAKATVPGRKRLMRVYGAGGEMLQDVLCLEQDRLTAGDTVYDPAHPLQRTVLPAGCLLRDLRRVVMRDGQRNEPPEPLFTLSARSREELDRLPPGCLRLINPHRYKVSLSERLHGVRNELIGQLHCREG from the coding sequence ATGCGCTACCCGCCGCTGCTGACAGATTTCTACGAGCTGACCATGCTGGCCGGCTACTTCGAGCAGGGGATGACCCGCAAGCGGGCAGTGTTCGACCTGTTCTTCCGGAAAAACCCTTTCGAGGGTGGCTATGCCGTTTTCGCCGGTCTGGAGCCGGCCCTGGACTACCTGGAGGGGCTTGCCTTCCGGCCGGAGGAGCTGGCCTACCTGCACGGCCTGGGGCTGTTCAAGCCGGAGTTCATCGAGTTCCTGCGGGAGTTCCGTTTCCGGGGCACTGTGACGGCACCGCCGGAGGGAAGCGTGGTCTTTGCCAACGAGCCCCTGCTGACCGTGGAGGGAGACCTTGCCGAGGCCCAGTTCGTGGAAACGGCCCTGCTCACCATCATCAATTTTCAGACCCTGGTGGCCACCAAGGCGGCGCGGATCGTCCGGTCCGCGGCCGGTGCGCCGGTAATCGAGTTCGGCCTGCGCCGGGCCCACGGTCCCGATGGCGGGCTTTCCTGCGCCCGGGCGGCCTGCGTCGGTGGGGTCTGCAGCACCAGCAACGTGCAGGCGGGGATGATCTTCGGCCTGGAGGTGCGCGGCACCCATGCCCATAGCTGGGTGCAGGCCTTTACCGACGAACTGGCCGCCTTCCGCGCCTATGCCGAGGTGTTTCCCGCCGCTACCGTCCTGCTGGTGGATACCTACGACACCCTGCACAGCGGCATCCCCAACGCCATCACCGTGGCACGGGAACTGCGAGCGCGGGGACATGAGCTGCGCGGCATCCGTCTGGATTCGGGAGATCTGGCCTACCTCTCGCGGGAAGGGCGACGGATGTTCGATGCGGCCGGTTTTCCGGGGGTGAAGATCATGGCCTCCAACGAACTGGACGAGTTCGTCATCGAGTCGATCCGGGCCGAGGGAGGGCGTATTGATATGTACGGTGTCGGCACCCGGCTGGCCACCGCCTCCGGCGTCGGCGGCGGTGCCCTGGGCGGGGTGTACAAGCTGGTGGAGCTGGCGGCGATGCCCCGGATGAAGGTCACCAGCGACCTGGCCAAGGCAACGGTGCCGGGCAGGAAGCGGCTCATGCGGGTGTACGGCGCAGGAGGAGAAATGCTGCAGGATGTGCTCTGTCTGGAACAGGACCGGCTGACTGCCGGTGATACGGTGTACGATCCGGCCCATCCCCTGCAGCGGACCGTGCTGCCCGCGGGGTGCCTGCTGCGGGATCTGCGTCGGGTGGTGATGCGGGACGGTCAGCGCAACGAACCGCCGGAACCGCTTTTTACCCTGTCGGCGCGCAGCAGGGAGGAGCTGGATCGTCTGCCGCCCGGCTGTCTGCGCCTGATCAACCCCCACCGGTACAAAGTTTCCCTTTCCGAGCGGCTCCATGGGGTGAGAAACGAGCTGATCGGGCAGCTCCACTGCCGGGAGGGATAA
- a CDS encoding ferredoxin: MAREIWIDEEECISCELCVNNLPAVFRLAINGKAECYDPAGASEERIESDAINVCPASCIHWK; the protein is encoded by the coding sequence ATGGCCAGAGAGATATGGATCGACGAGGAAGAGTGCATCAGTTGCGAATTGTGCGTCAACAATCTGCCGGCAGTGTTCCGGCTTGCCATCAATGGCAAGGCGGAGTGCTATGATCCCGCCGGTGCTTCGGAGGAGCGGATCGAGTCCGATGCGATCAACGTCTGTCCCGCCTCCTGCATCCACTGGAAGTAG
- a CDS encoding ArsR family transcriptional regulator has product MAVTSLAPPAAHGRQQAGALLVCAYDSNEQFEANRLAGAISLQRFREMLPGLEKNREIIFYCA; this is encoded by the coding sequence ATGGCAGTTACGTCACTAGCACCCCCAGCGGCACATGGGCGGCAACAGGCGGGAGCCCTGCTGGTCTGCGCCTATGACAGCAACGAGCAGTTCGAGGCGAACCGGCTGGCCGGGGCGATTTCACTGCAGAGGTTCCGGGAGATGCTGCCCGGGCTGGAGAAGAACCGGGAGATCATCTTCTACTGTGCCTGA
- a CDS encoding BCAM0308 family protein, giving the protein MVTTTRRIEEKGQRTPRSKDTYAGERVGHGGSCYCDCGAVFENKRWHYAGKEASVRGGQRLVCPACRRTAERNPAGIVSLSGGFLTVHLPEIDRLLRKMADEALTKNPLNRVMEIRHNGLDGITVTTTQVKLAQKIGREVFKSFGGELQYHWSRGEELVRVQWFRQP; this is encoded by the coding sequence ATGGTTACCACCACACGAAGGATCGAGGAAAAGGGACAGCGGACACCGCGAAGCAAGGACACCTATGCCGGGGAGCGCGTTGGTCATGGAGGCTCCTGCTACTGCGACTGCGGCGCGGTCTTTGAAAACAAGCGCTGGCATTACGCCGGAAAAGAAGCTTCCGTCCGCGGCGGTCAGCGGCTGGTCTGTCCTGCCTGCCGCCGGACCGCCGAACGCAACCCGGCGGGAATCGTCTCACTGAGCGGCGGTTTCCTCACCGTCCACCTGCCGGAGATCGACCGCCTGCTCCGCAAAATGGCCGACGAGGCGCTCACCAAGAATCCGCTGAACCGGGTCATGGAAATCCGGCACAACGGCCTGGACGGCATCACCGTCACCACCACCCAGGTCAAGTTGGCCCAGAAAATCGGACGGGAGGTCTTCAAGTCCTTCGGCGGTGAACTCCAGTACCATTGGAGCCGGGGCGAGGAGCTGGTGCGGGTGCAGTGGTTCAGGCAGCCGTAG